From the genome of Marixanthomonas ophiurae, one region includes:
- a CDS encoding RNA polymerase sigma factor, whose amino-acid sequence MGEIKYIEKQFQLITAIKGNNERALHKLYTENFYKTEQYVLKNNGTMPQAKDIYQEAFIAVWRNIKDGKFVPKNETAVQGYLYQIAKYKWLDYLRSSRFKKTTSLEPLENNLEIDISETINTETEIKHKQTMNAFEKLGAECKKLLTDFYYNKKSMRKIASEFNIEEASARNKKYRCINKLRALTLSPTKS is encoded by the coding sequence ATGGGGGAAATCAAGTACATAGAAAAACAATTTCAGCTTATAACTGCAATAAAAGGCAATAATGAACGGGCTTTGCATAAGCTATATACCGAAAACTTTTATAAGACTGAACAGTATGTTTTGAAAAACAACGGTACCATGCCCCAAGCAAAAGATATATACCAGGAAGCATTTATTGCGGTTTGGCGAAATATTAAAGACGGAAAATTTGTTCCGAAAAATGAAACAGCCGTACAAGGATATCTGTATCAAATAGCGAAATATAAATGGTTAGACTATTTACGATCGTCACGATTTAAAAAGACAACATCTCTTGAACCTTTGGAAAACAATTTAGAAATAGATATTTCAGAAACTATTAATACGGAAACTGAAATAAAACATAAACAAACCATGAACGCCTTTGAAAAGTTAGGTGCTGAATGCAAAAAACTGTTGACCGACTTTTATTACAACAAAAAATCTATGCGAAAAATTGCTTCGGAATTTAACATTGAAGAAGCTTCGGCACGGAACAAAAAATACCGATGTATCAATAAATTAAGAGCATTGACCTTATCCCCAACAAAATCATGA